A single Ziziphus jujuba cultivar Dongzao chromosome 11, ASM3175591v1 DNA region contains:
- the LOC107416243 gene encoding phospholipase A1-IIgamma, giving the protein MEHIASKWRAMSVGNNWEGLLDPLNNDLRRYIIHYGERAEAAGAAFISEVKSKNVGLPRYPKTNLFSKIGLEQGNPFKYTVKKYIYASTSEITENTPMGAAGNSNWIGFVAVSTDQGTHVLGRRDILISWRGTIRHAEEAIDLKTLLIPAPTIFGSENNDAKIHHGWYSYYTHAEPGSTYNSTSSREQVLEAISRLIEEYKEEIVSITVTGHSMGGALAILNATDIVFNGFNKPTTTGGKVCPVIAIVFGCPRLGNQGFSDLFSGLKNLHVLRVRNSKDIVPDLPKHDLLGHKYIHVGNEFPIDTTTSPYLKSHDSNHAALHNLDIYLHGVAGPKVVDGKNELEVDRDIAWVNKQTDLLKDEYNIVANWWVKENKSMVQMDDGKWVLKDPEIAGEDDYI; this is encoded by the exons ATGGAGCACATAGCAAGTAAATGGAGGGCTATGAGTGTTGGGAACAACTGGGAGGGTCTGTTAGACCCTCTCAACAATGATCTTCGACGATACATCATTCATTATGGTGAAAGAGCCGAAGCTGCCGGGGCTGCCTTCATCAGCGAGGTGAAATCCAAGAATGTTGGACTCCCTCGTTATCCAAAGACAAATTTGTTCTCAAAGATTGGTTTGGAGCAAGGAAATCCATTCAAATACACTGTTAAGAAATACATCTATGCATCAACATCCGAAATAACCGAGAACACTCCAATGGGAGCCGCGGGGAACTCAAACTGGATCGGTTTTGTTGCAGTCTCTACTGATCAAGGAACTCATGTTTTAGGAAGGAGGGATATTTTGATTTCGTGGAGGGGAACCATTCGACATGCAGAGGAGGCCATCGATTTAAAAACCCTTCTAATTCCAGCTCCAACTATATTTGGATCAGAAAATAATGATGCTAAGATTCACCATGGTTGGTATTCATATTATACCCATGCTGAACCTGGGTCAACCTACAATTCAACTAGTTCTCGAGAACAg GTTTTAGAGGCGATTAGCAGGTTGATAGAGGAATATAAGGAGGAGATAGTCAGCATTACCGTGACAGGCCACAGCATGGGTGGTGCACTTGCAATTCTGAATGCAACTGATATTGTCTTCAATGGATTTAACAAGCCAACCACCACTGGAGGCAAGGTGTGTCCAGTCATAGCAATTGTGTTTGGATGCCCTCGTCTTGGAAACCAAGGTTTCAGCGACCTTTTTTCCGGACTCAAAAATCTTCACGTCTTGCGAGTTAGAAATTCCAAGGACATTGTCCCTGATCTTCCAAAGCACGACCTTCTTGGTCACAAATACATTCATGTCGGAAACGAGTTTCCTATCGACACAACCACATCGCCATACTTGAAAAGCCATGATTCTAATCATGCAGCACTTCATAATTTGGATATCTATTTGCATGGAGTTGCAGGACCAAAGGTGGTTGATGGAAAAAATGAGTTAGAAGTTGACAGGGATATTGCATGGGTGAACAAACAGACGGATTTATTAAAAGATGAATATAATATTGTTGCTAATTGGTGGGTTAAGGAAAATAAATCTATGGTTCAAATGGACGATGGAAAGTGGGTGCTCAAGGACCCTGAGATAGCTGGAGAagatgattatatataa